From the genome of Chelmon rostratus isolate fCheRos1 chromosome 1, fCheRos1.pri, whole genome shotgun sequence, one region includes:
- the pnoca gene encoding prepronociceptin produces the protein MKTVVALLLLCLCDPGQSDCQADCLSCSNILPKQLSFNTMVCLNECEGNVSPAFYQDFCRKLLSSSISSLSGAVRKRSQEEVEALFPEQDEEPVEGGLLLPVALQRFDHVTRAFGVDTRDLGGKGSQLNSAYSSQNGLSLEDEYEEEAGQEERAADVAVRGQDDVGLSVSKRFGGFVKGRHGYRKLMSPGRSYQKRYGGFIGIRKSARKWNNQKRFSEFLKQYLGMSTRATEFNSMSEDLTQQNEV, from the exons ATGAAGACTGTGgtggccctgctgctgctctgtctgtgtgatccTGGACAGAGTGACTGCCAGGCAGACTGCCTGTCCTGCAGCAACATCCTGCCCAAACAGCTCAGTTTCAACACCATG gtGTGTCTCAATGAGTGCGAGGGAAACGTCTCCCCAGCCTTCTACCAGGACTTCTGTCGTAAGCTGCTGTCATCATCAATTTCCTCCCTTAGTGGTGCTGTGCGAAAAAGAtcacaggaggaggtggaggcccTGTTTCCTGAGCAGGATGAGGAGCCGGTGGAGGGAGGTCTGCTGCTGCCCGTTGCATTGCAGAGGTTCGACCACGTTACCCGGGCATTCGGGGTGGACACGAGGGATCTGGGTGGCAAGGGCAGCCAGCTGAACAGTGCCTACAGTTCCCAGAATGGCCTGTCTCTTGAGGATGAGTatgaggaggaggcaggacaGGAGGAAAGGGCTGCTGATGTGGCAGTAAGAGGACAGGACGACGTAGGGCTTAGTGTCTCCAAGAGGTTCGGTGGCTTCGTCAAAGGGAGGCACGGCTACAGGAAGCTGATGTCTCCGGGGAGATCTTACCAGAAGAGGTATGGTGGCTTCATCGGCATTCGGAAGTCAGCCCGCAAGTGGAACAACCAAAAACGTTTCAGTGAGTTCCTGAAGCAGTACCTGGGGATGAGCACTCGGGCCACTGAGTTCAACAGCATGTCAGAGGACCTCACCCAACAGAACGAAGTTTAG